One part of the Solanum dulcamara chromosome 3, daSolDulc1.2, whole genome shotgun sequence genome encodes these proteins:
- the LOC129882157 gene encoding rho GTPase-activating protein 5-like, with amino-acid sequence MTEIIQPQHELPSSASSISILPCLVPRDNDGSHQESLISGPNLYSVVDVYRGENNTEVQVRGVSISGRKRERKRREREEGGDQLSLLTLCLTGFRKSLVACKSNFDILSGVGVEELLSSSCSGFSSSSGSGSANSSMEISWPSNVRHVAHVTFDRFNGFLGLPVEFEPEVPRRPPSASTRVFGVSTDCMQLSFDSRGNSVPTILLMMQGRLYAQGGLQAEGIFRINAENGQEEFVREQLNRGIIPENIDVHCLAGLIKAWFRELPTGVLDSLSPEEIMRAQSEEECVQLVRLLPPTEAALLDWAINLMADVAQLESFNKMNARNIAMVFAPNMTQMADPLTALMYAVQVMNFLKTLILRTLKDREESAVEAGPAPELEPFDENGHHSASQPIVQKSNEIEEDILISKGRPSSGAANSTLGEIIVENESHELPCTIENVLEEHAFVDCLSEISNLPDSTKDELGSGNINLASGRSQPKIRRTKSVHSSSSSQKGSKKMIEWPIVHIAGNLEKGKEVRIIDRLNSTTERVEAWR; translated from the exons ATGACTGAAATTATACAACCCCAACATGAGTTACCTTCATCTGCAAGCTCCATTAGTATACTACCTTGTTTAGTACCTAGAGATAATGATGGGTCTCACCAAGAGAGTCTAATTAGTGGACCCAATTTGTATTCTGTTGTAGATGTATACAGAGGGGAAAATAATACTGAGGTACAAGTAAGAGGAGTTAGTATTTCTGgtagaaaaagagagagaaaaaggagagaaagagaagaagggGGAGATCAGCTGTCTTTGTTAACACTTTGTTTAACTGGTTTTAGGAAATCTTTGGTTGCTTGTAAGAGCAATTTTGATATTCTCAGTGGTGTTGGTGTTGAAGAGCtgctttcttcttcttgttctgGTTTTAGTTCTAGTTCTGGTTCTGGTTCTGCTAATTCATCAATGGAGATTAGTTGGCCTAGTAATGTTAGACATGTTGCTCATGTCACTTTTGATAGGTTTAATGGATTTCTAGGACTTCCTGTTGAGTTTGAACCTGAAGTCCCTAGAAGACCCCCCAGTGCCAG TACAAGAGTCTTTGGAGTTTCGACAGATTGCATGCAGCTTTCATTTGACTCTCGAGGAAATAGTGTCCCCACAATCCTTCTGATGATGCAAGGGCGCTTATACGCTCAAGGTGGCTTGCAG GCTGAAGGGATCTTCAGGATCAATGCCGAAAATGGCCAAGAAGAATTTGTGAGGGAGCAACTAAATAGGGGAATTATTCCAGAAAACATTGACGTCCATTGCTTAGCAGGTCTTATAAAG GCTTGGTTCAGAGAATTGCCAACGGGAGTTTTGGACTCTCTCTCGCCAGAGGAAATTATGCGTGCTCAATCAGAAGAAGAGTGTGTGCAGCTCGTGAGACTTCTTCCACCGACTGAAGCTGCTCTATTAGATTGGGCTATTAACTTGATGGCTGATGTTGCTCAACTGGAAAGTTTTAACAAAATGAATGCACGTAATATTGCTATGGTGTTTGCTCCAAATATGACACAG ATGGCAGATCCATTGACTGCTTTGATGTACGCGGTTCAAGTTATGAACTTTCTCAAGACTCTAATTCTCCGGACTTTGAAAGACCGAGAAGAATCTGCTGTAGAAGCTGGTCCTGCACCAGAACTGGAGCCATTCGATGAAAATGGACATCATAGTGCTTCACAGCCAATAGTTCAGAAGTCTAACGAGATCGAGGAGGATATCCTTATATCCAAAGGACGACCCTCAAGTGGTGCTGCTAATTCTACCCTCGGAGAGATTATAGTCGAGAATGAGTCCCATGAATTACCGTGTACCATAGAGAACGTTCTGGAGGAACATGCGTTCGTTGATTGTCTCAGTGAAATCTCAAACCTGCCAGACAGCACAAAGGATGAGCTTGGATCTGGTAACATCAATTTAGCAAGTGGAAGAAGTCAACCTAAAATCCGAAGGACTAAAAGCGTGCATTCGAGTAGTTCTAGTCAGAAAGGATCGAAGAAAATGATTGAATGGCCGATAGTTCATATAGCTGGGAATCTAGAGAAAGGCAAGGAGGTCAGAATCATCGATAGGTTGAATTCGACAACAGAAAGGGTAGAAGCATGGCGATGA